The Buchnera aphidicola (Chaitophorus sp. 3695) genomic sequence TCAATATTTTTAACTTTTTTTTTATTTTGTTTTAACCAATTATTTTTTTTCCATTTTTTAATCCATGTAGTGATTCCATTTTTTACATATTTACTATCTGTATTAATTTGAATATAAGAAGAAATTTTTATTTTTTCTAAACCGATAATTACACTCATTAGTTCCATTCTATTATTAGTAGTTAATATAAATCCTTTACTAAATTTTTTAATATTATTTTTATATTTTATAATTGTACAAAAACCTCCTTTTCCTGGATTACCTAAACACGAACCATCGGTAAAAATTTTAATAGTTTTTTTCATTTTTTTTTTTTTTAAATTTCACCTTTTTATTTTTATTTTAATATAAATTTTTGTATATGAATACATATAATCGCAAAATTGTTTTAGATACTGAAACTACTGGAATTAATTCTCATGGATCAGTATATTTAAATCATCGTATTATTGAAATTGGAGCGATTGAAATAATTGATCGTCACATCACAAAAAATAATTTTCATGTTTATCTTAATCCTAATCGATTAATAGATAAAGGAGCATATAAAATTCATGGTATATCAAATAAATTTTTATTAGATAAACCTAATTTTTCTGATATTTATGAAAAGTTTATAAAATATATCAAAAATTCTGAATTAATCATTCATAATTCTAAATTTGATTTAAGTTTTTTAAATTATGAATTAAATCTATTAAACAAAAATATTCCAGAAATATTAAATTATTGTACTGTTTTAGATACTTTAAAATTGTCTAGAAAAATTTTCCCTGGAAAAAAAAACAGTTTAGAAGCTTTATGTAAACGTTATAAAATCAATTATCACAGAAAATTACATAGTGCTATTTTAGATGCAAAATTACTAGCTAAAGTATATTTATTAATGACTGCGCATCAACAATCATTTTTTTCTATGAATAATTCTAATAGTTTAATATCTAAAATTAATATTAACTCTATATGCAATCAAAAAGCTATCGTAAAATATGCTAATAAAAAAGAAAATTATATGCATATAAAATATTTAAAAAATATGAAAAGGAAAGGACGTTGTTTATGGATAAAAAATATAAATAAATAAAATATTGTTTTTTAATAAAATTATAGTATAATATTTGGAATAAAATTATTTTAATTGGTGCGGTAGTTCAGTTGGTTAGAATATCGGCCTGTCACGCCGGAGGTCACGGGTTCAAGTCCCGTCCGCACCGAAACATTTATTTATAAAAAATGTATTATATTGTATTTAAATTAATATTAATTATATAATGTTTAAAATATTTAATTTTAAATATAAAATAATTTTTTTTTAAGAATATAAATATTTTTTAATTTTTTATAAAGACTTATTTATAGTTATATTTACATAATATTTAATATAAATTTATAATTATTATTTCTATGAAAAATAAAATTGTTTAAAAATATAAAAAAATATAAAAAATTATTTTTAAAATTATATTTTTTTGTTATTTTTGTAAATTATTATTTTTTATTAAATTAGTATGTATTTAATATTGTTTCAGATTTTATATTATAAATGATAAAATATTTTTTATATTGATTTAGACTATAAAAAATTTTTAGAATTAAAATTATTTTGTATTTTTTTTAAAATTTAATATTTTTAATATTAATATTTAAAATAAGGAAATTATATGAATTTTAAAAAAGAAAATATAAATACAGATATTTTAAAAGAAAGTAAAATGTATTTAAAAAATAAAAATTATATTTCTATTTTAGAATTAAAAAAAAAAAAATTAAAAGAAAAATTATTAGATATAAAAAAAAAAAATCAAGTTTTGCTAAAAAATTTTAATACAAAAATATATAAAAAATTAGAATTAACATATAAATTTTCTTTAGAAAAAATTATTCTTTCTATACTACCTATATTAGATAGTTTAGAAATAGCATGTAAATCTATTCAAAATTATCCAGAATATAAAGAAATATATAAAAAAT encodes the following:
- a CDS encoding nucleotide exchange factor GrpE produces the protein MNFKKENINTDILKESKMYLKNKNYISILELKKKKLKEKLLDIKKKNQVLLKNFNTKIYKKLELTYKFSLEKIILSILPILDSLEIACKSIQNYPEYKEIYKKLLKNNIFFRDILLKNNIKIIEETNVLFDPLIHQAMFLKKTKHFKKNYVVEIIQKGYILHNRLLRAAMVSVSTN
- the rnhA gene encoding ribonuclease HI, coding for MKKTIKIFTDGSCLGNPGKGGFCTIIKYKNNIKKFSKGFILTTNNRMELMSVIIGLEKIKISSYIQINTDSKYVKNGITTWIKKWKKNNWLKQNKKKVKNIDLWKRLNKIVKKHIKIEWFWIKSHSGQKENEECDIQAKKSAKYPKKTDYGYILNK
- the dnaQ gene encoding DNA polymerase III subunit epsilon, with product MNTYNRKIVLDTETTGINSHGSVYLNHRIIEIGAIEIIDRHITKNNFHVYLNPNRLIDKGAYKIHGISNKFLLDKPNFSDIYEKFIKYIKNSELIIHNSKFDLSFLNYELNLLNKNIPEILNYCTVLDTLKLSRKIFPGKKNSLEALCKRYKINYHRKLHSAILDAKLLAKVYLLMTAHQQSFFSMNNSNSLISKININSICNQKAIVKYANKKENYMHIKYLKNMKRKGRCLWIKNINK